The Eremothecium cymbalariae DBVPG#7215 chromosome 7, complete sequence genome contains the following window.
AACAGGTGAAACAGATCTTAGATATATCGTATTCACTTTATTAGCGAAAATATGTCGGAGCTCAGTTCTCATATGGACCATGTGTACATCGACAAGGAATTATCTGCAAATTTAGATTCAACTTGCGCATTTGAGGGTCCAGAAAAGCTACTAGAGATTTGGTTCTACCCGAATGAAGAATCAATTCCAAATGGGGGTAAGGGACTACGTTCAATATCTGTGGAGGACTGGTGTTCTATGTTGAAATTAGTTAACTGTGAGGTTCTTTCGATCAAGAAAACTAAGAAAATAGATGCTTTTTTACTGAGTGAATCGTCAATGTTTGTGTTCGATCACAAGCTTACGTTAAAGACATGCGGAACCACTACTACTTTGTCCTGCCTGGAAAAGCTGTTTGATATAGTAAAGGTTCAATTGTCGTGGGATCTATTAGATCCTGAACTTAAAAAGTTTCGTCCGTACAAAGTTTTTTACTCTAGACGGTGCTTCATGTTTCCTGCTAACCAACGTTCGATTCATAAAAGTTGGTCAAATGAGGTAGCTTGCCTTAACAAGTTCTTTTGCTGTGGCGTCTCGTACTTGATTGGCCGTATTGATCAAAACAATCATTGGAACCTGTATGTCACGGAGACTAATAAAGGTTTGGAAACCTTTGACTCCTCTAGTGAAATGGATGAAACACTGGAGATCTTGATGACCGGTTTGGACCACAATAAGGCACAGCAATTTGTTTATAGTAGAAACTCGACGACAGAACCTGCTGATCAAGAAAATAATGGCACTAATCCAACAGGACATTTGATGGGATTAGCAACTAATAAATCCACACAGCTGAACCAAATCTATGATAATATTACAGGCGTGTCTTGTGCAGAAGACGCTTTTGCTTTTACACCATGCGGATACTCTAGTAACATGGTAGTGGACGAAAAATACTATTATACTTTACATGTGACTCCTGAAAAAGGGTGGTCATATGCTTCATTTGAAAGTAACGTCCCCGTGGAATCTCTATCCGGTGGTAAGATGAATCATTATGATGTTTTAAAACAGGTacttgaagtttttgagCCCGCTGAATTCTCTATAACATTATTAGCCAAACGTCCTCTTTCGAAGGATCTGTTGAAGTTAACAAGTTTGTTTGACAATGTAGCAGCATACCACAAGTGTGATAAAATTATACATGAGCTGGACGACTATCAATCGATCTATTTAAGGTACAGGCAGGCTATTTAAATTAGGCtcttcaaaagaaaaacccTGTTTTGCATTCTAGCTTAGATAATTACCTGTGATCCAATTTCATATTAAAGAGGGATTTAATCTCCTgttgtattctttttgacTGTCTTTTAACCCAGCTGTAAAATCACACAGACAACCGAATATGACTTCACTTTGTTATAATAAGAGTGTCGCACAAACGAAGGCTCCCGTATTTTAAGTAATTATAAGTATTATCTAACAAAAGCTTTTAGTTTATCTCCCTTTCTATATATGACTTGATGGTCGCTTATACAAGTACTGCGACTGTCTTGGCCATTCGCCTCGAAACAATGGAATTTGAGCGACAGCCCTTTTGTACCACTCATAACCTACATGAACCTAGTTTAACAAAATAGAAGTTGGAATCAATACCATAAACAGCCAAAATATCAATCTAATCGATTATTATACAAGAAAGACCTTCTAGCTATTACTACTTTATTGAGTCCACCAGAGActgttttttaaaaaaccttAGTTGTTAGCATTGACCGGTATTCCCTTGTAGTAGTAGTAAATATAGGGCGCCATTGTTCAAGTGACACAAATAAAAGATCAGGAATCAGTCAATTAAAATGCCGTTTGAGGGGCAAAACGAAATAATTTAAAATGATTTTACAGAGCCCATTCCCAATGTGAATTTAGCTCAAGCTTATCGCAATGGTCTGTGAGAAACTCAAACAAAGATTCGGTAGTATCTAAGTAACGAAACCCTTCATATCCCTTGTGTAAATACAAAGGTATACAAAGACTGGCAAAGTCAGCACCTGACACAACGAATTTTTGTCCCGCACCGCAGATGTTTTCACAATGGATTACTATACCCTGTCAGTGCCAACCGTCAAAAGTCGCCCTGACACAAAGCCGTTCTTTTACAATGTCAATACACGAAAAgagaaactatatatattgggTACAAATAATCCATCATTAGGCTTTCCGACGTTAACATTTTCATCTTACTTCTTACTTCTCATTTActctctcttttgatttagTAGGACACATATTCTTAAGGGAAACCAGACAGGACTAAAGAGTTTTCTGAATATAATTATAACCGCCTACTGCCACAACAACTGAAGTTAGAAATAATCAAAGATGAAATTCACCAATTACATCATTGCCTTGACTGGTGCATTTGCTTTGGTCAATGGTCAAGCAGACATCTCCAACTTAACTGCTAATAATACTGCCGGAGGACACAGTGCCAATTCGGGCGTCATGCTTAACGGAATTGTTCCATCCATTGCTGGCGCCGCTGTCGCAGGCGCTCTAGTTTTCTTTGTGTAACTTAGAAACGGATTCACAGCCATGGTAACATAGCagtttcattttttttattgttattattattgagCACTgttatcatcaacattattactattttcCAGTTCCCACCCACATACAGATGTCTGCATATTATTAGGTTGAATTTTGTGTTGTATTATTTTACTTTCTCCTTTTGTGATTTTTATCTTACTTAATGATGGTTTGAATACAATCAATCAAAGATGGGCAGagtttccatttttttattattacgAATACTGCGACTTTTAAGAGGCAACTAGTAAACTATATACTAGTTCCATACTATCACtaatactactactactactaccacCACTTGCCCCTATTTTTCTGTTACATTAATTTACTACTATGATTTAAAGAGTTCCcaaaaattgtttaaaaagccaaaaaaaaaatataaaacttaaaaaaaaaaacctACCAGAACaaaatgtttttattttattataattttATGATTATAATAGCATCAACTCGTTAGGCTGCCTCCGCTCCGCAGGTGATGGAGGCGcttctattattattactattataGACTACTACAACTACTTCCACTACCTCCTATTATTACCCACCACTACTACCATCTCTGCTACACTGCTAGTATTGCCAATGTTACTGAGCTATGATTATAACAAAATCACTCTTTTGGTTTCCTTACGAGTTTTGGAGGGGATTTATCACCATCATGTGATGATCATTGTAGCGGCGGGTTAGCTAATATCGGTTGACGCCGCTTTGATCTTTGAAAACATCCCGCCCATTTAATTACTAATTTACTATTATTCGattatttttttactttttattaatttttatttgattattattatattactCTATTACTCTATTACTCTATATTCTTAAACTACTCctactattattatcatatTTATCATTTCGCACTACCCACTCACTTTCTGTTTTACCTGTATTGTGTTTTCGTTAAACGTCGCACATAATAATATCCCTCTCTCGTTTACTAACGCCGCACACGCTCTCACCTCCATTAAAAAACGAATTACCACACAACATATATACTACTCATACAATGATAACGATAGCAGCTCAACTAGCCATTCCATCTAAAAACTTAGATTCACTTTTTTGAAGTAGTACAGCGATTGCGATTGCCAACACGTTCACGCCACTGCGGTTTCTTGCTTAAATTTTCTGCAAATCGTTCCTCCCCATCTGACCAAATCCTACGCCGAGTTTATTACAACAGAATATTTCGCAAGCATTTTTTTGCGGGTCCAAACATATCCTATCACTGACATACACGTAGatcttctctctctctctccGCCTCCCCCCTCCCACCCCCCACTCCCTGACCCCCTTCGAAACCTGTGCTCTTTCTCTGCGCTGCCTCTTGCATAGTCTGACTACTGCAGCCACCAGGCCCAAAAAGCACTCCCCATACACAGCATACACCACCATCCCTACCACGTTGCCTACCCAGCCACCACTCGGATTTGCTTGCAGGCAAAATTAGCTATCGACCAGCCTGGCCCGCAGCATCAAGCCTGCAGCCCAACTGTCGCCCGTCGGACACCGTCGGATACGGCGTCAGTGCTATTGTTGTCCATGAAATCACACTACACGATTTCAGTGCGGTGTGACCCCTTCTGGGCATCATCGACCTCCTTGCGTTATCTGAGGGCTTGTGAGGCTCGAGGCTGTGAAAGCGGAATtcgaaaaaaaaattttctatttaGTCTGTAGAAGTTTCTTTCCATAGAACTCTCTTGTTGACCGGCCTAGTCCTCTTTTCgacaattttttatttaaagaagTCTTAAAGTGCCACATCTCAGGATTTAAGTTTCGCAGCagcttttcttttgcttttGCCGATTTGGTTTTTATAAAGctgatatatatacatactcatattatatatataggcAACAAGGTATTTCACTTGCTTTCTTACAAACTACACTTTACCAACGCTGGCAAACTGAATATTAAGAGATGCAATACAAGATAGCTCTAACTTCTGCTGCACTTCTAATAGGTGCAGTGCAAGCTCAAAGTAAGTATTGGTTTTTTTCGTAAGATGGAGAGATATGTGGGTTCATGGGGGAGGTTCCATGGTGCGCAAGTATGCACAGAGAGGTCTTCTTTGGTTGGTGCTCGAGGGATCTGTGTTGCAGCGCCATGGCAGGCTGGAGCTGCTGTTGCAGCTGTTGATTTCGACTAGCGAACGCTGGCGTGTGTGTTGGCAAGGTATATGTACGGAGGTTTCATTATGGAATGCTGTGAGGTATATGATCATCTTTTACGGGTCGATTTTCTGTAATTTCCGAAAGAGGCTTTGATCCGGATGCGGAAAAAGTACAATAAAAACAAGTCCGAATCGGGAAATCTTAGTGGGGAatctttgttttgtttgatcCTTGCTGGCCTCGAGCGTGCATATGTATGCATGCATATGCATACGTGTTAGCTACATCGTTTTGAATCGCACACGTTAGGTTTGTTATCGTAAAAAAGTGTGTTACAGCATTATGAAACTCCTCCCACGTTTGAATGTGGGCGTatttgttatttttat
Protein-coding sequences here:
- the SPE2 gene encoding adenosylmethionine decarboxylase SPE2 (similar to Ashbya gossypii ABL061C), translated to MSELSSHMDHVYIDKELSANLDSTCAFEGPEKLLEIWFYPNEESIPNGGKGLRSISVEDWCSMLKLVNCEVLSIKKTKKIDAFLLSESSMFVFDHKLTLKTCGTTTTLSCLEKLFDIVKVQLSWDLLDPELKKFRPYKVFYSRRCFMFPANQRSIHKSWSNEVACLNKFFCCGVSYLIGRIDQNNHWNLYVTETNKGLETFDSSSEMDETLEILMTGLDHNKAQQFVYSRNSTTEPADQENNGTNPTGHLMGLATNKSTQLNQIYDNITGVSCAEDAFAFTPCGYSSNMVVDEKYYYTLHVTPEKGWSYASFESNVPVESLSGGKMNHYDVLKQVLEVFEPAEFSITLLAKRPLSKDLLKLTSLFDNVAAYHKCDKIIHELDDYQSIYLRYRQAI
- a CDS encoding uncharacterized protein (similar to Ashbya gossypii ABL061C-A), yielding MKFTNYIIALTGAFALVNGQADISNLTANNTAGGHSANSGVMLNGIVPSIAGAAVAGALVFFV